One Nicotiana tomentosiformis chromosome 4, ASM39032v3, whole genome shotgun sequence genomic window carries:
- the LOC104094463 gene encoding protein NRT1/ PTR FAMILY 6.1 — MGSKEREIKSPEVQLGENNSDSGKRGSKKLGIYFIESDSRRTPLGRGYSGGVGGATPVNIHGKPIRDMSKTGGWIAALFIFGNEMAERMAYFGLSVNMVAFMFYVMHRPFSSSANAVNNFLGISQASSVLGGFIADAYLGRYWTIAIFTTIYLAGLTGITLLATMKVFVPNQDGCDQIALLLGNCEPAKSWQMTYLYTVLYVTGFGAAGIRPCVSSFGADQFDERSRNYRSHLDRFFNFFYLSVTVGAIVAFTAVVYIQIKHGWGAAFGSLAIAMGLSNMLFFAGTPLYRHRLPGGSPLTRVAQVLVAAFRKRNASFQSSEFVGLYELPGKRSAIKGSNKIAHTDDFRCLDKAALQLKEDDGTNPWRLCTVTQVEEVKILLKLIPIPSCTIMINVILTEFLTLSVQQAYTLNTHMGHLKLPVTCMPVFPGLSIFLLLSLYYSVFVPISRRITGNPHGASQLQRIGIGLAVSILSVAWAGVFERYRRTYAIQHEYEASFLTPMPDLSAYWLLIQYCLIGIAEVFCIVGLLEFLYEEAPDAMRSIGSAYAAVAGGLGCFAASILNTIVKSVTRGKGERRESWLSQNINTGRFDYFYWLLTIMSVINFAAFLYAANRYQYRMKDEIQTTDRPSENEPESDHTSTNASDAIRTPKLSVFGRE, encoded by the exons ACCTGAAGTTCAATTGGGAGAGAATAATTCTGATTCAGGAAAACGGGGATCGAAGAAGTTGGGCATCTATTTCATTGAATCGGATAGTAGGAGAACACCTTTGGGGCGTGGTTACAGTGGCGGAGTAGGAGGAGCTACTCCTGTGAACATACATGGGAAGCCTATCCGCGATATGTCCAAGACGGGTGGCTGGATAGCTGCATTGTTCATATTTGGAAATGAAATGGCTGAAAGAATGGCTTACTTTGGCCTATCTGTCAACATGGTCGCCTTCATGTTCTACGTTATGCACCGCCCTTTCTCTTCCTCTGCCAATGCAGTTAACAATTTTTTAGGTATATCACAGGCATCCTCTGTGCTTGGTGGTTTCATCGCTGATGCTTACCTCGGTAGATATTGGACTATTGCCATCTTTACCACCATTTATCTTGCG GGATTAACAGGAATAACGTTATTAGCAACGATGAAGGTATTTGTTCCAAATCAAGATGGGTGTGATCAGATTGCTCTTCTTCTAGGCAACTGCGAGCCAGCTAAATCTTGGCAAATGACGTACCTTTACACAGTGTTGTATGTGACGGGGTTTGGAGCAGCAGGGATAAGACCTTGTGTTTCATCATTCGGGGCTGATCAATTTGATGAGAGAAGCAGGAACTATAGGTCACACCTGGACAGGTTTTTCAACTTCTTCTACCTGTCGGTCACAGTTGGGGCGATCGTGGCCTTCACTGCAGTCGTGTATATTCAGATTAAACACGGATGGGGAGCTGCCTTTGGTTCTTTGGCCATTGCAATGGGCCTGTCCAACATGTTGTTCTTTGCTGGTACCCCTTTGTATAGGCATAGGTTGCCCGGAGGTAGTCCTCTTACGCGTGTGGCCCAAGTCCTCGTTGCTGCCTTCCGCAAGAGGAACGCTTCCTTTCAAAGCAGTGAGTTTGTGGGCTTGTATGAGCTTCCAGGGAAAAGATCTGCTATCAAAGGAAGCAACAAGATAGCTCATACCGATGATTTCAG ATGTTTGGACAAAGCGGCTCTGCAGCTAAAGGAAGATGATGGTACAAATCCGTGGCGGCTTTGCACAGTGACTCAAGTAGAGGAAGTTAAAATCCTACTGAAACTTATTCCAATTCCATCATGCACTATAATGATAAATGTCATCTTAACAGAGTTCTTGACTCTATCGGTACAACAAGCGTATACATTGAACACTCACATGGGACATCTAAAACTACCTGTCACATGCATGCCAGTATTTCCAGGCCTCAGCATTTTCCTACTGCTCTCACTCTATTACTCCGTGTTCGTTCCAATATCCAGGCGGATCACTGGCAACCCTCACGGTGCTTCTCAGCTACAACGCATTGGCATTGGTTTGGCTGTCTCAATCCTCTCGGTGGCATGGGCTGGAGTCTTTGAGAGGTATCGGAGAACTTACGCGATACAACATGAGTACGAGGCTAGCTTTTTGACTCCTATGCCTGACCTCAGTGCCTATTGGTTACTAATCCAGTATTGCCTGATTGGGATAGCTGAAGTTTTCTGTATAGTGGGATTACTTGAATTCCTGTATGAAGAAGCTCCTGATGCAATGAGAAGCATTGGTTCAGCTTATGCTGCTGTGGCTGGTGGTCTTGGTTGCTTTGCAGCCTCCATTTTGAACACCATAGTCAAGTCTGTCACTAGGGGAAAAGGCGAAAGACGAGAATCATGGCTTTCACAGAATATAAACACTGGCAGATTTGATTACTTCTATTGGCTCCTCACAATCATGAGTGTCATCAATTTTGCTGCTTTTCTTTACGCGGCAAATCGTTATCAGTACAGAATGAAGGATGAGATTCAGACAACCGACAGACCAAGTGAGAACGAGCCTGAATCcgatcataccagcactaacgcaTCAGATGCCATCAGAACTCCAAAGTTAAGCGTGTTTGGTCGGGAGTAG
- the LOC104094462 gene encoding uncharacterized protein, whose protein sequence is MLPPELHPRTFRPYISASTSAPSLPTSFDGIYSPERNPNGGSSSSSLNSRSLRSSRFSPSAFVHNARIAVALVPCAAFLLDLGGTPVVATLTLGLMIAYILDSLNFKSGSFFAVWFSLIASQFAFFFSSSLFGTFNSIILGLSAVSVCSLANFLIGVWVSLQFKWIQIEYPTIVLALERLLFACCPIIASTVFTWATVSAVGMVNAAYYLMVFNCIFYWLFSVPRLSSFKLKQEVSYHGGRVPDENFILGQLESCVHTLNLLFFPLLFHIASHYSVIFVSAASICDLFLLFFIPFLFQLYASTRGGLWWVTKNEHQLQSIRVVNGAIALFVVVICLEVRVVFHSFGRYIQVPPPLNYLLVTITMLGGAAAAGAYALGMVSDAFSSLGFTASAVIVSSAGAIVVGFPVLFVPLPAVAGFYLARFFARKSISSYFAFVVLGSLMVIWFVMHNYWDLNIWMSGMPLKSFCKLIVGSVILAMAIPGLAILPAQFRFLTEIGLIGHALLLCYIENCFFSYSSVYYYGLEDDVMYPSYMVVITTFVGLAVVRRLSVDNRIGSKAVWILTCLYSSKLAVLFITSKGVLWVSAILLLAVSPPLLLYRDKSRTASKMKPWQGYAHAAVVALSVWFCRETVFEALQWWHGRPPSDGLLLGSCFFLTGLACVPIVALHFSHVMSAKRCLVLVVATGLLFILMQPPIPLSWTYHSDIIKAARQSADDISIYGFFASKSTWPSWLLIVAILLTLASVTSTIPIKYVVELRTFYAIAIGISLGIYISAEYFLQAAILHVLIVVTMVCASVFVVFTHFPSASSTKLLPWVFALLVALFPVTYLLEGQVRINKTILGDSAVQDMGEEDSKLATLLAVEGARTSLLGLYAAIFMLIALEVKFELASLMREKVVDRGGVRHSHSGQSSSTTTVPPRLRFMQQRKASAVPSFTIKRMAAEGAWMPAVGNVATIMCFAICLILNVNLTGGSNRAIFFLAPILLLLNQDSDFVAGFGDKQRYFPVVVVISSYLVLTTLYSIWENVWHGNAGWGLDVGGPDWFFAVKNLALLILTFPSHILFNRFVWSYTKQAESMPLLTIPLNLPSVLMTDIIKVKILGLLGVIYSLAQYLISRQQYISGLKYI, encoded by the exons ATGTTGCCGCCGGAGCTCCATCCGCGGACGTTCCGTCCGTACATCTCCGCTTCAACTAGTGCTCCGTCTCTCCCCACCTCCTTCGACGGCATTTACAGTCCCGAACGAAACCCTAACGGTGGTAGCAGCAGCAGCTCCCTGAACAGTAGATCTCTACGAAGCTCTCGATTCTCGCCGTCGGCGTTCGTTCACAACGCTCGAATCGCTGTCGCGTTAGTTCCTTGCGCTGCTTTCCTTCTTGACCTTGGCGGCACTCCCGTCGTCGCTACGCTCACATTAGGTCTCATGATAGCTTACATCCTCGATTCACTCAATTTCAAGTCCGGTTCGTTTTTCGCCGTATGGTTTTCACTCATCGCCTCTCAATTTGCTTTCTTCTTCAGCTCATCACTGTTCGGAACTTTCAATTCGATCATTCTCGGCCTATCCGCTGTATCAGTTTGTAGTTTAGCGAATTTCTTAATCGGTGTGTGGGTATCGCTTCAGTTCAAGTGGATTCAAATTGAATATCCAACGATTGTGCTTGCTCTCGAGCGGCTATTGTTCGCTTGTTGTCCGATTATTGCTTCTACAGTTTTTACCTGGGCAACTGTCTCTGCAGTTGGTATGGTTAATGCTGCTTATTATCTTATGGTGTTTAACTGCATTTTCTATTGGCTTTTTTCGGTGCCTCGTTTATCGTCGTTTAAACTGAAGCAAGAAGTGAGTTACCACGGTGGTAGGGTTCCAGATGAAAATTTTATCCTTGGGCAGCTTGAGAGTTGTGTGCATACGTTGAATCTCTTGTTTTTCCCTCTTTTGTTTCATATTGCATCGCATTACTCGGTTATATTTGTCTCTGCGGCTTCTATTTGTGATCTGTTTCTGCTTTTCTTCATTCCTTTCTTGTTTCAACTGTATGCCTCGACGAGAGGGGGGTTATGGTGGGTGACGAAGAATGAGCATCAGTTGCAGAGCATTCGCGTGGTGAATGGAGCTATTGCTTTGTTTGTTGTTGTCATTTGTTTGGAGGTTAGGGTTGTGTTCCATTCGTTTGGACGATACATTCAAGTGCCACCGCCGTTGAATTACCTGCTTGTCACTATAACTATGCTGGGAGGGGCAGCTGCAGCTGGTGCTTATGCTCTTGGTATGGTTTCTGATGCTTTTAGCTCACTAGGATTCACTGCTTCAGCTGTCATTGTAAGTTCTGCTGGAGCGATCGTGGTGGGGTTTCCTGTTCTG TTTGTTCCACTCCCAGCAGTAGCAGGATTTTATTTGGCTCGTTTCTTCGCGAGGAAGAGTATCTCGTCATACTTTGCTTTTGTTGTGCTTGGAAGCTTGATGGTTATATGGTTCGTAATGCACAATTACTGGGATCTAAACATTTGGATGTCGGGCATGCCTTTAAAATCCTTCTGCAAGCTCATTGTTGGTAGTGTTATCCTAGCAATGGCCATTCCTGGTTTAGCTATTCTCCCAGCGCAATTTCGCTTTCTGACCGAGATTGGTTTGATTGGCCATGCTTTGCTGCTATgctatattgagaattgtttctTTAGTTACTCTAGCGTTTACTATTATGGGTTGGAGGATGATGTGATGTACCCAAGTTATATGGTAGTCATAACTACTTTTGTTGGTTTGGCGGTTGTGAGGAGACTTTCCGTGGACAACCGCATTGGATCAAAGGCTGTTTGGATTCTAACTTGCCTATACTCCTCAAAGCTGGCTGTGCTTTTTATCACATCAAAGGGAGTTTTGTGGGTGTCAGCTATCCTCCTGCTGGCTGTTTCTCCTCCCCTGCTTCTTTACAG GGATAAGTCAAGAACTGCCTCAAAAATGAAACCTTGGCAAGGTTATGCTCATGCTGCTGTTGTTGCTTTATCAGTTTGGTTCTGTCGTGAAACAGTCTTTGAAGCTCTTCAATGGTGGCATGGTAGACCTCCTTCTGATGGTTTGCTTTTAGGCTCCTGCTTCTTCTTGACGGGATTGGCTTGCGTCCCGATTGTTGCACTTCACTTTTCACATGTTATG TCTGCAAAGAGATGCTTGGTGCTGGTGGTTGCAACAGGTTTGTTGTTTATCCTAATGCAGCCGCCAATCCCCTTGTCGTGGACTTACCACTCGGACATAATCAAAGCTGCTCGTCAATCTGCTGATGACATTTCTATTTATGGCTTCTTCGCATCAAAGTCTACGTGGCCCTCATGGTTGCTTATTGTTGCAATACTGCTCACCCTGGCATCTGTTACTTCCACCATCCCCATTAAATACGTCGTTGAATTGAGGACATTTTATGCCATTGCTATAGGCATTTCTCTTGGAATTTACATATCAGCAGAATATTTTCTCCAGGCTGCAATCCTCCACGTTCTCATTGTTGTCACCATGGTCTGTGCTTCAGTATTTGTTGTTTTCACTCACTTCCCATCTGCTTCAAGCACAAAGCTTCTGCCATGGGTATTTGCACTTCTTGTGGCTCTCTTTCCTGTGACATATTTATTGGAGGGCCAGGTCAGAATAAACAAAACCATCCTTGGAGATAGTGCAGTGCAGGATATGGGAGAAGAAGACAGCAAACTGGCAACCCTTCTGGCCGTTGAAGGTGCAAGGACTTCCCTTCTTGGCTTATATGCTGCAATCTTTATGCTTATTGCACTTGAAGTAAAGTTTGAGCTTGCTTCACTGATGCGAGAAAAGGTAGTAGATAGGGGTGGAGTTAGACACAGCCATTCAGGTCAAAGTAGCTCTACTACTACTGTTCCCCCAAGATTAAGGTTCATGCAGCAACGCAAAGCCTCTGCTGTTCCAAGCTTTACAATCAAGAGAATGGCTGCTGAGGGTGCCTGGATGCCTGCTGTTGGTAATGTTGCTACGATCATGTGCTTTGCTATATGCCTGATCTTGAATGTCAATCTCACTGGTGGCTCAAACCGTGCTATTTTCTTCTTGGCACCTATCCTGCTGCTGCTTAATCAGGATTCTGACTTTGTTGCGGGTTTTGGGGACAAGCAAAGGTACTTCCCCGTTGTAGTTGTTATCTCCTCCTACTTGGTGTTAACTACCCTGTATAGCATATGGGAAAATGTATGGCACGGGAATGCAGGGTGGGGATTAGATGTGGGAGGTCCAGATTGGTTTTTCGCAGTCAAGAATTTGGCACTTCTCATTCTAACATTCCCAAGCCACATCCTTTTTAATCGCTTCGTGTGGAGCTACACAAAACAGGCTGAATCTATGCCGTTGCTGACAATACCTCTTAATTTGCCATCAGTTTTGATGACGGACATTATCAAGGTTAAGATATTGGGACTCCTTGGAGTTATATATTCTTTAGCCCAGTATCTGATCTCTAGACAACAATATATTTCAGGATTGAAGTACATTTAG